Within the Gracilinema caldarium DSM 7334 genome, the region GCCTGACCGAAGCGATGGTGCTCTGCGCCATTGATGGGGGCTGCCGCTATGCCCATGACCTGGCCGAAGATGTGGGGCTTTCCCCATCCCGGCTTTCCCGCATCATCGCCGGCCTTGAACGGAAAGGGCTCCTGGAACGGGAACAGAACCGGGAAGACCGCCGTCACTGGCAGAACCGGCCGACCGAGGCGGG harbors:
- a CDS encoding MarR family winged helix-turn-helix transcriptional regulator, giving the protein MHQQLCALKDILRSITQLEEAIQATYHISLTEAMVLCAIDGGCRYAHDLAEDVGLSPSRLSRIIAGLERKGLLEREQNREDRRHWQNRPTEAGKTLLVHMKTEGIDIPPALESIILVHEKE